One part of the Treponema peruense genome encodes these proteins:
- a CDS encoding DUF3696 domain-containing protein, with product MINFIRIENFKSLRNVALNLKNLNLFMGLNSMGKSSVIQSLLMLRQSYIRDNSIKNLYINNELVSLGNSKDVFYQDADPDDSIKYTLENNTSSFSVKYKYKEDVDVLSGDILSAKNEKNLALFTKSFHYLAADHISPAKTYNAANAANNIYNQLGNNGENAPYYLAKLSGKKLLNTKLHHNKAKSNLIAHELDAWMSEISPGATILSEEISELGIVKMSIEFEKKYETTLKSGEKKITSEFTNPYSPVNVGFGIPYVLPLILTLLISQPGDLVLIENPESHLHPRGQAELGKLIALASQSGVQIICETHSDHIINGIRVAVKENNIDSNKVRLFYFDKNETTKLETEVTPINVDKNGELDSYPTGLLDEWGNLMAKLF from the coding sequence ATGATAAATTTTATTAGAATTGAGAATTTTAAATCATTAAGAAATGTTGCCTTAAACCTTAAAAATTTAAATCTATTTATGGGATTAAATAGTATGGGGAAATCTTCTGTAATACAGTCCCTACTTATGTTACGACAAAGTTATATTCGCGATAATTCTATAAAAAATTTATATATAAATAACGAACTGGTTTCTCTTGGTAACTCTAAAGATGTCTTTTATCAAGACGCAGATCCTGATGACTCTATAAAATACACACTTGAAAATAATACATCTTCATTTAGTGTAAAATATAAATATAAAGAAGATGTAGATGTTTTGAGTGGAGATATTTTATCTGCAAAAAATGAAAAGAATTTGGCTTTATTCACAAAAAGTTTCCATTATCTTGCAGCAGATCACATTTCACCTGCTAAAACATATAACGCAGCTAACGCAGCTAATAATATTTATAATCAGTTAGGAAACAACGGAGAGAATGCTCCTTATTATTTGGCCAAACTTAGCGGTAAAAAATTATTAAACACAAAACTTCATCATAATAAAGCTAAATCAAATCTTATTGCACATGAATTAGACGCATGGATGAGTGAAATTTCTCCAGGTGCAACAATTTTATCTGAAGAAATATCAGAACTTGGTATTGTAAAAATGTCGATAGAATTTGAAAAAAAATATGAGACAACACTGAAGAGCGGAGAAAAAAAGATTACGAGTGAATTTACAAATCCATATTCGCCTGTAAATGTTGGTTTTGGTATTCCTTATGTTCTTCCACTTATTTTAACACTTTTAATTAGTCAACCAGGGGATTTAGTTCTTATTGAAAATCCAGAATCTCATTTACATCCTCGTGGACAGGCAGAACTTGGGAAACTTATTGCTTTAGCTTCTCAAAGTGGGGTGCAAATAATTTGTGAAACACATAGTGATCATATAATTAATGGAATCCGAGTTGCAGTAAAAGAAAATAATATTGATTCTAACAAAGTTCGTTTATTCTATTTTGACAAGAATGAAACAACAAAACTTGAAACAGAAGTTACACCTATCAATGTAGATAAAAATGGTGAGTTGGATAGTTATCCTACAGGTCTTTTGGATGAGTGGGGAAATCTCATGGCAAAATTGTTTTAG
- a CDS encoding DEAD/DEAH box helicase, which translates to MQYNNQPVEIISSKTVFGKSITKIRILATGQTIDVRTEEITDETPEVSLQNLQYRAMAARIKNEMASQSILSPYESNVIPLPHQILALEKVMNGAYCRYLLADEVGMGKTIEAGLCLKELKLRGIVKRTLIVVPLSAMIQWQSELKKHFNEKFHIYDSEFIGSMAKTFGRLDADNDINIWQQNNQIIVSMDSLRPLESRRGWSKEKIDAYNKYRIESVINADFDLLIIDECHKVGGSDENVGRFQMAKELCSAIPNVLLLSATPHRGKSDHFRRIMKLLNNDAFSGEAKPTLEELEPYVVRTEKRQAIDYSGKPLFNKRRTEKLIAQYDDSKNKLQQALYDSVTEYVKKGFDLATKTKNTSYVFVMVLFQRMMSSSTQAIFDAIEKRANRLETEKNLALTHENMAQKILEEDSDAQLSLDFEEKINEQIQNTAAAYETELTELKDLLSEAKHCKANEVDVKFEYLLRRLDELKKAENNMDLKFIIFTEFTSTQNMLCQELSNRGGYTSVAINGSMDADERGEALKKFKDKVQILVSTDAAGESLNMQFAHIVINYDVPWNPMMIEQRIGRVDRIGQSHEVLAINMMIDNSIDSRVYEVIETKLNIILAEMGIDKTNDVLDSTLEINTVNKLYRTSLLDPSNFEYESTEWLSGIKEKLADYKVTEKQLPTTKDGSINLTETEKIKHSPIPVWLRKLCEAYFFDRNIKYELTFDGLAVNLFKDEPPKYYTFDTKVSLDNPVPELLTIQSDLIQKMLTEAVPVNENVAVPVIKVPQEGNAAGTFMLWNISAHNAYEKQSKVVPIFISSENQYFAPYSQALWTKLSMGELGAKVDGQDNNSKELFERLQPTAEEHLQSVYSSMESEINAHSVTMRENREKAFNFQIQQAERIGIEQIKNYRVRKYKSEYDTWISNYETDKQVIPELECLMMLKVTV; encoded by the coding sequence ATGCAGTACAATAATCAGCCAGTCGAAATTATTTCCTCGAAAACTGTATTCGGTAAATCAATTACAAAAATCCGGATTCTCGCAACCGGGCAAACAATAGATGTACGTACAGAAGAAATTACTGATGAAACACCAGAAGTAAGTTTGCAGAACTTACAGTACAGAGCTATGGCCGCCCGCATAAAAAACGAGATGGCAAGCCAGTCGATTCTTTCTCCTTATGAAAGCAACGTAATTCCGCTACCACATCAAATCCTTGCACTTGAAAAAGTTATGAATGGTGCCTATTGCCGTTATCTGCTTGCAGATGAAGTTGGTATGGGAAAAACAATTGAAGCTGGTCTTTGTCTTAAAGAATTAAAACTTAGAGGCATTGTAAAAAGAACTTTGATTGTTGTTCCTCTTTCTGCAATGATACAGTGGCAGTCTGAATTAAAAAAACATTTTAATGAAAAGTTCCATATTTATGATTCTGAGTTTATTGGCTCTATGGCTAAAACATTTGGTAGACTAGATGCTGATAACGACATAAATATCTGGCAGCAGAATAATCAGATAATTGTTTCTATGGATTCTTTGAGACCGCTTGAATCTCGCCGTGGCTGGAGCAAAGAAAAAATAGACGCATATAATAAATATAGAATTGAAAGTGTTATTAATGCTGACTTTGATTTGTTAATTATAGATGAATGTCATAAAGTCGGCGGGAGCGATGAGAATGTTGGACGTTTTCAGATGGCAAAAGAACTGTGTTCTGCCATACCTAATGTACTGCTTCTTTCCGCTACACCACACCGCGGAAAGTCTGACCACTTCCGCCGTATTATGAAGCTTTTAAATAATGATGCATTTAGTGGTGAAGCAAAACCTACACTTGAAGAACTTGAGCCTTATGTTGTTAGAACTGAAAAACGTCAGGCAATAGACTATTCAGGGAAACCGCTTTTTAATAAAAGACGAACTGAGAAGCTTATTGCTCAATATGATGATTCAAAAAACAAACTTCAACAGGCTCTTTATGATTCTGTAACTGAATATGTAAAAAAAGGATTTGATTTAGCAACGAAAACTAAAAATACATCTTATGTTTTTGTCATGGTTTTATTCCAGAGAATGATGTCATCATCTACACAGGCAATTTTTGATGCAATTGAAAAACGTGCAAACAGACTTGAAACTGAAAAAAATCTGGCTTTAACACATGAGAATATGGCTCAGAAAATTTTGGAAGAAGATTCAGACGCTCAGCTTAGTTTAGACTTTGAAGAAAAAATAAATGAACAGATTCAAAACACAGCTGCAGCATATGAAACTGAGCTAACTGAATTAAAAGATTTACTTTCAGAAGCAAAACACTGTAAGGCCAATGAAGTTGATGTAAAATTTGAGTACCTTTTGCGTAGACTTGATGAACTTAAAAAAGCAGAAAATAATATGGACTTGAAGTTCATTATCTTTACCGAATTTACTTCTACTCAAAATATGCTTTGCCAGGAGCTGTCTAATCGTGGCGGTTATACATCTGTTGCAATTAATGGTTCTATGGATGCAGATGAACGTGGCGAGGCTCTTAAGAAATTCAAGGATAAAGTTCAGATTCTTGTTTCTACTGATGCTGCCGGTGAATCTTTGAACATGCAGTTTGCACATATTGTAATTAATTACGATGTACCATGGAATCCGATGATGATTGAACAGCGTATTGGTCGTGTTGACCGTATTGGACAGAGCCATGAAGTTCTTGCAATTAACATGATGATTGATAATTCTATCGACAGCCGTGTTTATGAAGTTATTGAAACCAAGCTTAATATAATTCTTGCAGAAATGGGAATTGATAAAACAAATGATGTTTTGGATAGCACTCTTGAAATCAATACTGTAAATAAACTTTACAGAACTTCTTTGCTTGATCCAAGTAATTTTGAATATGAAAGTACAGAATGGCTTAGTGGTATTAAAGAAAAACTTGCAGACTACAAAGTTACTGAAAAACAGCTGCCTACAACAAAAGATGGCAGCATTAATCTTACTGAAACTGAAAAGATAAAGCATAGTCCTATTCCTGTTTGGCTTAGAAAATTGTGCGAAGCATATTTCTTTGATAGAAATATAAAATATGAATTAACCTTTGACGGCTTGGCTGTGAACTTATTTAAGGATGAACCACCAAAATATTATACTTTTGATACAAAGGTTAGTTTGGATAATCCAGTACCAGAACTTCTTACTATTCAAAGTGATTTAATTCAAAAAATGCTTACTGAGGCAGTTCCTGTAAATGAGAATGTGGCTGTTCCTGTGATTAAAGTACCGCAAGAAGGAAACGCTGCCGGAACATTTATGTTATGGAATATTTCTGCCCATAACGCTTATGAAAAACAAAGCAAAGTGGTACCGATTTTTATATCATCTGAAAATCAATACTTTGCTCCATATTCACAGGCCTTATGGACAAAGCTTAGTATGGGTGAACTTGGTGCTAAGGTTGATGGACAGGATAATAATTCAAAAGAATTGTTCGAAAGGTTGCAGCCTACTGCAGAAGAACATTTGCAGTCCGTTTATTCTTCTATGGAAAGTGAAATAAATGCTCATTCTGTTACAATGAGAGAAAACAGAGAAAAGGCATTTAATTTCCAGATTCAACAAGCAGAGCGAATTGGCATTGAGCAGATTAAAAATTATAGAGTTCGTAAGTATAAGTCTGAATATGATACTTGGATTTCAAACTATGAAACTGACAAACAGGTTATTCCAGAACTTGAATGTCTTATGATGTTGAAGGTGACTGTATGA
- a CDS encoding DNA methyltransferase, with translation MSSLFTDEDLTNLEINNTDNTPVTVLGKSFANDNERRQYFREELRKKLPELKRLEGYPIGEDDDIINLSDPPYYTACPNPWLKDFVAEWEKEKESPEFKKLRKNDFEVKDPYASDVSEGKNNPIYNAHSYHTKVPHPAIMRYILHYTQPGDIVLDGFAGTGMTGVAAQMCGKCDIDLKNKIENEFENLEYKKPVWGARHAVLGDLSPIASFIAYNYNTPVNAKRFELEAKKILAEVEKECGWMYETRHTDGSIGKINYVVWSDVFICPDCGGEIVFYDAAVDMSIPKVKEEFSCPNCGAKHTKKQVSKAMQTVFDKATNKTIQQSKTVPVLIQYVDKKGKRHEKKPDEFDFDLIKKIENSDIPYWYPKDEMCEGREAHRNDKDGITNVHQFYTKRNLWILSSIRDRINDKNKVLNVFDSIDTFLTSKLVRYNQGKRGNGNLAGTLYVPSLIAESNVFKLFVGKLNDFIKAYEKLGAKNLTLISSAENFNISDNSIDYIFTDPPFGANINYSELNFIQEAWLKVKTNNKEEAIESGSQNKGLFEYQNIMQKCFAEFYRVLKPGHWITIEFSNTAASVWNSIQLGLNRVGFVIANVSSLDKQQGSFKAVTTPTAVKQDLVISCYKPSETFTKQFMIQDSRANTWSFVSEHLEHLPIPAVKDERTTSVIERSPKVLYDRLITYFFMRGLPVPLDAADFQEGLRNRYIQEDGMIFTSAQLNQYHELKKKHNITDQPSLFVSIIESENDAIQWIKEKLEAGPLKYQDIQPDYRKAYTINRKGEVEVELKDVLEENFIQESDGSWRIPDMNEQKDRDALRTKALLKIWEDYCAQVESGKVKKLKDVRLEAVKAGFKDSYQKKDFKRIVTIGDKIPENLLTEDETLLNYYDIASSKV, from the coding sequence ATGTCATCACTTTTCACCGACGAAGACTTAACAAATCTCGAAATAAACAACACCGATAACACACCCGTAACCGTTCTCGGAAAATCCTTTGCCAACGACAATGAACGCCGCCAATATTTCCGTGAAGAGCTTCGCAAAAAGCTGCCGGAACTCAAAAGACTGGAAGGCTACCCAATCGGAGAAGACGACGACATCATAAATCTTTCTGACCCGCCGTATTACACTGCCTGCCCGAACCCATGGCTTAAAGATTTTGTAGCTGAATGGGAAAAGGAAAAAGAATCTCCAGAATTCAAGAAACTCCGCAAAAATGATTTTGAAGTGAAAGACCCCTATGCAAGCGACGTGAGCGAGGGAAAAAACAACCCGATTTACAACGCCCACTCATATCATACAAAAGTGCCTCACCCTGCAATTATGCGCTACATTCTGCATTACACACAGCCGGGCGACATTGTGCTTGACGGATTTGCGGGAACTGGAATGACCGGCGTTGCGGCTCAGATGTGCGGAAAGTGCGACATTGACTTGAAGAACAAGATTGAAAACGAGTTTGAAAATCTTGAATACAAAAAGCCTGTCTGGGGAGCGCGGCATGCGGTTTTGGGAGACCTTAGCCCTATTGCCTCGTTTATCGCATACAATTACAACACTCCGGTAAATGCAAAACGCTTTGAACTTGAAGCAAAAAAAATTCTTGCGGAAGTGGAAAAAGAATGTGGCTGGATGTATGAAACCCGCCACACAGACGGAAGCATTGGAAAGATTAATTATGTTGTTTGGAGCGATGTTTTTATTTGTCCAGATTGCGGCGGAGAGATTGTTTTTTATGATGCCGCTGTTGATATGTCTATTCCAAAAGTAAAAGAAGAATTTTCCTGTCCAAACTGTGGAGCAAAACACACAAAAAAACAGGTTTCAAAAGCTATGCAGACTGTTTTTGATAAGGCAACGAACAAGACAATTCAGCAATCGAAAACAGTGCCAGTTCTCATTCAGTATGTTGATAAAAAAGGCAAAAGACATGAAAAGAAGCCTGATGAATTTGATTTTGACTTGATAAAGAAAATTGAAAATTCTGATATTCCATACTGGTATCCAAAAGATGAAATGTGTGAAGGTAGAGAGGCTCATAGAAATGACAAAGACGGAATAACAAATGTTCATCAATTTTATACAAAACGAAATCTTTGGATACTTTCATCAATTCGCGATAGGATAAATGATAAAAACAAAGTTTTAAATGTATTTGATTCAATTGATACATTTCTTACATCAAAATTAGTCCGATATAATCAAGGAAAAAGAGGAAATGGAAATCTAGCAGGAACTTTATATGTTCCGTCGTTAATTGCTGAATCGAATGTATTTAAATTATTTGTAGGAAAACTTAATGATTTTATTAAAGCCTATGAAAAACTAGGAGCGAAAAATCTTACCTTGATATCATCTGCTGAAAATTTTAATATCTCTGATAATTCAATCGATTATATTTTTACAGATCCACCGTTTGGTGCAAATATTAATTATTCTGAATTAAATTTTATTCAGGAAGCATGGCTCAAAGTAAAAACAAACAATAAAGAAGAAGCCATTGAAAGTGGTAGTCAAAATAAAGGTCTTTTTGAATATCAAAATATAATGCAAAAATGTTTTGCAGAGTTTTACCGCGTATTAAAACCGGGACATTGGATTACAATAGAGTTTTCAAATACAGCTGCATCTGTATGGAATTCAATTCAGCTTGGACTTAATAGAGTTGGTTTTGTAATTGCAAATGTATCGTCTCTTGATAAACAGCAAGGAAGTTTTAAGGCTGTCACAACACCTACCGCCGTAAAACAAGACCTTGTTATCAGCTGTTACAAACCGTCAGAAACATTCACAAAACAGTTTATGATTCAGGATTCGCGAGCAAATACCTGGAGCTTTGTTTCAGAGCATCTTGAACACTTGCCGATTCCAGCCGTAAAAGACGAGCGGACAACAAGCGTAATTGAGCGCAGCCCGAAAGTTCTTTACGACCGCCTTATCACATATTTCTTTATGCGCGGTCTCCCGGTTCCTCTTGATGCGGCAGACTTTCAAGAAGGTTTGCGCAATCGCTACATTCAAGAAGACGGCATGATATTTACATCTGCACAACTGAATCAATATCACGAGCTCAAGAAAAAGCACAACATTACAGATCAACCAAGCTTGTTCGTTTCAATCATTGAAAGCGAGAATGACGCAATACAATGGATTAAAGAGAAACTTGAAGCAGGTCCGCTCAAATACCAGGATATCCAGCCTGATTATCGAAAAGCCTACACGATCAACCGAAAAGGCGAAGTTGAGGTTGAGCTAAAAGACGTGCTTGAAGAAAACTTCATTCAAGAATCTGACGGTTCCTGGCGTATTCCGGATATGAACGAGCAGAAAGACCGCGACGCACTCCGTACAAAAGCCCTGCTCAAAATTTGGGAAGATTATTGTGCTCAGGTTGAGTCCGGTAAAGTAAAGAAACTTAAAGATGTTCGTCTTGAAGCAGTTAAAGCAGGTTTTAAAGATAGTTACCAGAAAAAAGACTTCAAGCGGATTGTCACAATCGGTGACAAGATTCCAGAGAATCTTCTTACAGAAGATGAGACCTTGTTGAACTATTATGATATTGCATCAAGTAAGGTGTAA
- a CDS encoding PglZ domain-containing protein, translating to MSRWFETIIQKVTPSTNKPIIVIDSQKYLEITEVQDRLIQEDYKVNFVEPGIQVRMKYELEVKGRKKTILVITGKYPLVDDMKESAFVVDLKPKDIFRNFDENAISGLSFNALSTIDSLSIFNELSYEETIQFMLENLYGIDFQAWKLNKSKERCLAILISVYTNNEKPNKAINDFLENIGKPYFGTKVKDFSDKQKLLEFINALKSEEINFENPMLAKEIANLKITGSIENNIESKQEKDLQKLINELFEFLTERIKTIGDQYKDWFEIAPKLGELGYAIFELNNKEYFDKYNEILNTINNRFQFFVNNHYDSLFSMSGLRHPITIDKVQDYIAASTKNNKIAFIVIDGMNYWQWTLLKHYLENEKLNVEEKTTLSWLPSITAWARQSIFAGKKPDLTITNRTEGDLFKKYWIEKHQKQTYQVSYEVVKNNEKIKVPSSDVTVAGFVTNGLDELMHGNILGYEQLFINTKLWIEKSCICDAVKELRNAGYEVYISTDHGNIEAELNLKLTAGQKTVMLSKSKRFVQFDTEEQAITFIENNKEYRLGKKDKSVYFRDTNGFGSSGEKVITHGGSHILELLIPVGVIK from the coding sequence ATGAGCAGATGGTTTGAAACAATAATACAGAAGGTTACGCCGTCTACAAATAAACCTATAATTGTAATTGATTCTCAAAAATATCTGGAAATTACAGAAGTTCAAGATAGATTAATACAGGAAGATTACAAAGTTAATTTTGTTGAACCTGGCATACAAGTTCGTATGAAATATGAACTTGAAGTAAAAGGCAGAAAAAAAACAATTCTTGTTATCACTGGTAAATATCCTCTAGTTGATGATATGAAGGAATCTGCCTTTGTTGTTGATCTAAAACCGAAGGATATATTTAGAAACTTTGATGAGAATGCAATTAGTGGCCTTAGTTTTAATGCTCTTTCTACAATAGATTCTCTTAGCATCTTTAATGAATTATCTTACGAAGAAACAATTCAATTCATGTTGGAAAATTTATATGGAATAGATTTCCAGGCATGGAAACTGAATAAATCAAAGGAACGCTGCCTTGCAATTTTGATTTCTGTTTATACAAATAATGAAAAACCAAACAAAGCAATTAATGATTTTTTGGAAAATATTGGTAAACCTTATTTTGGAACTAAAGTTAAAGACTTTTCAGATAAACAAAAACTCTTGGAATTTATAAATGCATTGAAAAGCGAAGAAATTAATTTTGAAAATCCTATGCTTGCAAAAGAAATTGCAAATTTAAAGATTACTGGTTCAATTGAAAATAATATTGAATCAAAACAGGAAAAAGACTTACAGAAATTAATAAACGAACTTTTTGAATTCCTTACTGAACGAATTAAAACTATCGGAGACCAGTATAAGGATTGGTTTGAAATTGCTCCAAAATTAGGTGAATTGGGGTATGCGATTTTTGAACTAAATAACAAAGAATATTTTGATAAATACAATGAAATTTTAAATACCATAAATAATCGTTTCCAGTTTTTTGTAAACAATCATTATGATTCTTTGTTCTCGATGAGCGGCCTCAGACATCCGATTACCATTGATAAGGTTCAGGATTATATAGCCGCCAGTACAAAAAATAACAAGATTGCTTTTATTGTAATTGATGGAATGAATTACTGGCAATGGACTTTATTAAAACATTATCTTGAAAACGAAAAACTTAATGTTGAGGAAAAAACAACTTTATCATGGCTTCCAAGCATTACAGCTTGGGCCAGACAGTCAATTTTTGCCGGAAAGAAACCAGATCTTACTATTACTAATAGAACTGAAGGAGACTTGTTTAAGAAGTATTGGATTGAAAAACATCAAAAGCAGACATATCAAGTTTCTTATGAAGTAGTAAAGAACAACGAAAAAATAAAGGTTCCTTCTTCTGACGTAACAGTAGCAGGTTTTGTTACAAACGGCCTTGATGAATTGATGCATGGAAATATTCTGGGATATGAGCAGCTTTTTATAAATACAAAACTTTGGATTGAAAAATCTTGTATTTGCGATGCTGTAAAAGAACTACGAAATGCCGGATATGAAGTTTATATTTCTACTGACCATGGAAATATTGAAGCTGAACTGAATCTAAAACTTACAGCCGGTCAGAAAACTGTGATGCTTTCTAAGAGTAAAAGATTCGTTCAGTTTGATACAGAAGAACAGGCTATTACTTTTATTGAAAACAACAAAGAATATCGTTTAGGAAAGAAAGATAAATCTGTATATTTTAGAGATACAAATGGATTTGGTTCTTCTGGAGAAAAAGTTATAACACATGGCGGAAGCCATATTCTTGAATTATTGATACCAGTGGGAGTAATTAAATAA
- a CDS encoding AIPR family protein, producing the protein MTNINDFKILNEKCLHYFELFEKDLDKDLSSISDIQKARFGFYFLMLSNLCDLKDISDITPLITDMDFNSTVFNVRNEDCGVDAIFFDEENNVINIFNFKYREKFDKDRQQSVNESFITTKFIQAIQNEKTNTLKGMLKDYADKIIVKYNGKDVWKLKFYIVSNESKELSTKISEFSNLEELYDLEIITIGLEKISQMITLRPSAINAVLHVDSDALLPFSEDNISSSKSYIIRITANELLRITCNNQEYRNDYSMEDYSLLNNTSMDFGVLFDNVRGFIAKSKFNKNMAATLEKEPSKFFMYNNGLTLTAEDVISIPTNGGKKFKLTINNFQIVNGGQTLRTIHDFKQLDNRNIENYLSNCQLLLRIFKTSQEINTKNKIAEYTNSQNKISIIDLKSLANEQIQIEQYLSEKGIQYSRKSGDIGNTSSKYSKQISMERLGQILFSNFGFPEKASNQKKAIFEKYYDDLFVKNFDITKLDVLIDSFFEIRKAYKKLEQYDYSDQKNFYILFLKTLNNALLDTNEKMIKFFETALSKFKTPDGRADSRKLIMTSFKEKLKGDFLNYSE; encoded by the coding sequence ATGACAAATATTAATGACTTTAAAATTCTTAACGAAAAATGTCTTCATTATTTCGAATTATTTGAAAAAGATTTGGATAAAGATTTATCGAGTATTTCGGATATTCAAAAAGCACGTTTTGGATTTTATTTTTTAATGCTTAGTAATCTGTGCGATTTAAAAGATATATCGGATATAACACCTCTGATTACAGATATGGATTTTAATTCAACTGTTTTCAATGTTAGAAATGAAGATTGCGGTGTTGATGCCATATTTTTTGATGAGGAAAATAATGTTATTAATATTTTCAATTTCAAATACAGGGAAAAATTTGATAAAGATAGACAACAGAGTGTCAATGAATCATTTATTACAACAAAATTTATACAGGCAATACAAAATGAAAAAACAAACACTTTAAAAGGTATGCTTAAAGATTATGCAGATAAAATAATTGTAAAATATAATGGAAAGGACGTGTGGAAATTAAAATTTTATATCGTGAGTAATGAATCAAAAGAATTGTCTACTAAAATATCGGAATTTTCAAATCTTGAAGAACTATATGATTTAGAAATTATTACTATTGGACTTGAAAAGATTTCACAAATGATAACATTGCGTCCTTCTGCAATAAATGCGGTTTTACATGTTGATAGTGATGCTTTGCTTCCTTTTTCTGAAGATAATATCTCTTCATCTAAATCTTATATTATAAGAATTACTGCAAATGAATTATTACGAATAACTTGCAACAATCAAGAATATAGGAATGATTATTCAATGGAAGATTATTCTCTACTAAATAATACAAGTATGGATTTTGGTGTTTTATTTGATAATGTAAGAGGTTTTATTGCTAAATCAAAATTTAATAAGAATATGGCTGCGACATTAGAAAAAGAGCCTTCCAAATTCTTTATGTATAATAATGGATTAACTTTAACAGCGGAAGATGTAATTTCAATACCAACAAATGGTGGTAAAAAGTTTAAACTTACAATTAATAATTTTCAAATTGTAAATGGTGGACAAACTTTAAGGACAATCCATGATTTTAAACAGTTAGATAATCGGAATATAGAAAACTATTTATCAAATTGTCAACTTTTGCTTAGAATTTTTAAAACTTCGCAAGAGATTAACACAAAAAACAAGATTGCAGAATATACTAATAGTCAAAATAAAATATCAATTATCGATTTGAAATCTCTAGCAAATGAACAGATACAAATAGAACAGTATTTATCAGAAAAGGGGATACAATATAGTAGAAAATCTGGCGACATAGGAAATACTTCTTCTAAGTACTCAAAACAGATAAGTATGGAACGTCTTGGCCAAATTCTGTTCTCAAATTTTGGATTTCCAGAAAAAGCTTCAAATCAAAAAAAGGCTATATTTGAAAAATACTATGATGATTTGTTTGTAAAAAATTTTGACATAACAAAACTTGATGTTCTCATTGATTCATTTTTTGAAATTAGAAAAGCCTATAAAAAATTAGAGCAGTATGATTATTCTGACCAAAAAAATTTTTACATTTTGTTCTTAAAAACTCTGAATAATGCACTTTTAGATACAAACGAAAAAATGATAAAATTCTTTGAAACGGCATTGTCAAAATTTAAGACTCCTGATGGCAGAGCAGATTCAAGAAAATTAATAATGACGAGTTTTAAAGAGAAATTAAAAGGGGATTTCCTTAATTATTCAGAATAA